From the genome of Bacillota bacterium, one region includes:
- a CDS encoding acyl-CoA dehydratase activase has product MRGKPAYLGVDVGSVSTNLVLLDEDEKVLEALYLKTGGQPVKAVQEGLARLSEEAAGEVRVVGVGATGSGRQLTGVVVGADIVKNEITAHAVAALQRFPGVRTILEIGGQDSKIIIIRQGVVVDFAMNTVCAAGTGSFLDRQAARLGVAIEDFGALALQSEHPVRIAGRCAVFAESDMVHKQQMGHTTEDITRGLCQALVRNFLNNVAKGKEIQPPVAFQGGVAANVGMRQAFEEALAMEVNVPTYFGVMGAIGAALLAKEEMARRPRQTCFRGFEMSRTDFRTTSFECDGCPNHCEVIEIYLNAILAARWGGRCDRWDQLERSHLVAGGKQLLTSL; this is encoded by the coding sequence ATTCGCGGTAAGCCAGCCTACTTGGGAGTCGACGTCGGTTCGGTGAGCACGAACCTGGTCCTCCTGGACGAGGACGAGAAGGTCCTCGAGGCCCTTTACCTGAAGACCGGAGGGCAGCCGGTGAAGGCCGTCCAGGAAGGTCTGGCCCGGTTGAGTGAGGAGGCCGCCGGGGAGGTCCGAGTGGTCGGCGTCGGGGCGACCGGCAGTGGGCGCCAACTGACGGGGGTGGTGGTCGGGGCGGACATCGTCAAGAACGAGATCACCGCCCATGCCGTGGCCGCCCTGCAGCGTTTCCCGGGCGTGCGGACGATCCTCGAGATCGGCGGGCAGGATTCCAAGATCATCATCATCCGCCAGGGGGTGGTGGTCGACTTCGCCATGAACACCGTCTGCGCCGCCGGGACCGGCTCCTTCCTCGACCGGCAGGCGGCCAGGCTCGGGGTGGCCATCGAGGACTTCGGCGCCCTGGCCCTCCAGTCCGAGCACCCGGTGCGGATCGCCGGGCGCTGCGCCGTCTTCGCCGAGTCGGACATGGTCCACAAGCAGCAGATGGGCCACACCACCGAGGACATCACCCGCGGACTGTGCCAGGCTCTGGTTCGCAACTTCCTGAACAACGTGGCCAAGGGCAAGGAGATCCAGCCGCCGGTGGCCTTCCAGGGCGGGGTGGCGGCCAACGTCGGCATGCGTCAAGCTTTCGAGGAAGCGCTGGCGATGGAGGTGAACGTGCCGACGTACTTCGGGGTCATGGGGGCCATCGGAGCGGCCCTCCTGGCCAAGGAGGAGATGGCCAGGCGACCTCGACAGACGTGCTTCCGTGGCTTCGAGATGAGCCGGACGGACTTCCGCACCACCAGCTTCGAATGCGACGGCTGTCCAAACCACTGCGAAGTCATCGAGATCTACTTGAACGCCATCCTGGCCGCGCGTTGGGGCGGTCGATGCGACCGCTGGGATCAGCTCGAGCGAAGCCACTTGGTCGCCGGTGGAAAACAGCTATTGACGTCACTCTGA
- the lysA gene encoding diaminopimelate decarboxylase: MRKTEVLAKKRIGTSPEDDRPPSRRNGPADVFLLPGQTVGENGHLHLGGCDAVELARKYGTPLYVMDEAVIRERCREYTSACRRHYPEDPGILPAYASKAFLNMTMARIAAQEGLGLDVVSGGELHTAVEAGFPTDRIVFHGNNKTPAELKLGIEVQVGRFIVDNLEELELLESLAAGSRGAVKPKVLLRVTPGVQAHTHDYVNTGIEDSKFGFTLRGEQALRAAARAASSANLVLTGFAAHIGSQILETEPMGMVGRVMVEFAAEVRRRIGFVASELDLGGGLGVRYVPTDDPPSMDDFIGMAATTVRQEAERLGLPLPGLIFEVGRAMVAEAGTTLYTVGGVKHIPGIRTYASVDGGMTDNPRLALYGSKYMAVLADRADRAHHRTYAIAGRNCESGDMLIWRAKLPTLKAGDTLAVLCTGAYNYSMASNYNRVPILPVVLVHDGQADLIVKGQTWADMTANDLLPARFAERNLRFASAGAAGRRAGAD; this comes from the coding sequence TTGAGGAAGACCGAGGTTCTGGCCAAGAAGCGGATCGGTACGTCCCCCGAGGACGACCGGCCGCCCAGTCGACGGAACGGACCCGCTGACGTCTTTCTGCTGCCCGGCCAGACGGTCGGGGAGAACGGGCACCTTCATCTCGGCGGTTGTGACGCGGTCGAACTGGCCCGCAAGTACGGGACCCCGCTGTATGTCATGGATGAGGCCGTCATCAGGGAGCGCTGCCGCGAGTATACCTCCGCCTGCCGACGCCACTATCCCGAGGATCCGGGTATCCTTCCGGCCTATGCCAGCAAAGCCTTCTTGAACATGACCATGGCCCGGATCGCCGCCCAGGAAGGCCTCGGGCTTGACGTCGTTTCCGGGGGCGAGCTGCACACGGCCGTCGAGGCCGGTTTTCCGACCGATCGGATCGTCTTCCACGGCAACAACAAGACCCCGGCCGAGCTGAAGCTCGGGATCGAGGTCCAAGTGGGCCGCTTCATCGTCGACAACCTTGAGGAACTCGAGCTCCTCGAAAGCCTGGCGGCCGGGAGCCGGGGCGCGGTTAAGCCCAAGGTGCTCCTGCGGGTGACCCCCGGGGTCCAGGCCCACACCCACGATTATGTCAACACCGGCATCGAGGACTCCAAGTTCGGGTTCACCCTCCGCGGCGAGCAGGCCCTCCGGGCGGCCGCCCGGGCCGCGTCCTCGGCGAACCTGGTCCTGACCGGATTCGCCGCCCACATCGGCTCGCAGATCCTCGAGACTGAGCCGATGGGCATGGTCGGACGGGTGATGGTCGAATTCGCCGCCGAGGTTCGGCGGAGGATCGGCTTTGTCGCCAGCGAACTCGACCTGGGAGGTGGCCTCGGGGTTCGTTATGTGCCAACCGACGACCCACCGTCGATGGACGACTTCATCGGGATGGCCGCCACCACTGTCCGACAGGAGGCCGAACGACTCGGCCTGCCGTTGCCCGGACTGATCTTCGAGGTCGGACGGGCGATGGTCGCCGAGGCCGGCACGACCCTCTACACCGTCGGCGGCGTCAAGCACATCCCCGGTATCCGCACCTACGCCTCGGTCGACGGGGGCATGACCGACAACCCGAGATTGGCTCTGTATGGGTCGAAGTACATGGCCGTCCTGGCCGACCGGGCGGATCGAGCTCACCATCGGACCTACGCCATCGCCGGCCGCAACTGCGAATCCGGGGACATGCTCATCTGGCGGGCCAAGCTGCCGACCCTCAAGGCCGGCGACACGTTGGCCGTCCTGTGCACCGGCGCCTACAACTACTCGATGGCCAGCAACTATAACCGGGTCCCCATCCTGCCGGTCGTGCTGGTCCACGACGGCCAGGCCGACCTCATCGTCAAGGGGCAGACCTGGGCCGATATGACCGCCAACGACCTCCTTCCGGCGCGCTTTGCCGAGCGCAACCTGCGGTTCGCCTCGGCGGGGGCGGCCGGACGTCGGGCTGGGGCCGATTGA